The genomic window CTGTCGCTGCGGGCGGTGCGGCGGCATATGCGGTTTTAAAACCCGCAATGAATGACCGCAAGCAGCTTGACGAGAACATCAACCGCGTGGCGCGTCAGGCGTTTATTGAGGACAACAGCAAGTCGGCGGCTTGGATTGCCACCGAAGGCGCGCGGCAGGTCAAGGATTTGGCACTCGAACTCGTGCAGAAAAACGGCGGCAACCACGACAAAGCCTTGGATGTCATCAGCGGCATGATGACGACGGGTCTCAATTTTGCCCAAACCAAAGAGGAGGCGCAGGCGGCCTATGCCTTTTCGCTCGCCTCGGAAGGCAGCGGCGCGGATACGTCAAAACTGATTAAAACCCTGAAAGACGGCGGGATGAACGGCAAGGATTTGAAACTTGCCCTCGAACACGTCTTGCAGTCGGGGTTGGACGGTACATTTGAGGTTCAGGACATGGTGCGCGAGCTGCCCGCCCTGCTGCCTGCCGCTCAACAGGCAGGCATGAACGGCGTAGGCGGTTTGGACTACCTGCTCTCGCTCTTGCAGTCTGCGGCAAACAAATCGGGCAGCCCCGCCGAAGCGGCGACCAATGTGCAAAACCTGTTAAGCAAAACCCTGTCGCCGGACACAATAGGTCGTCTGAAAAAGATGGCGAACCCGAACGACCCCAAAAAAGGCGTGGACTGGGTAGGCTCGGTATTGAAGGGTAAGGAAAACGGCGAAAACGCGGTGCAGGTGTTGTCCCGCCTTGCCGATGCCATGTTGGCAAAGGATAAGCAATACCAAGATTATCAGGCACGCGCGGCGGCAGGCGATAAGACGGCGGCGGAGCAGGCAAATATGCTTAAGGGCGCGCTTTTGGCGCAACTGTTGCCTGATTTGCAGGCAAAACAAGGCTTGCTGGCTGCAACGGATATGACGCAAATCCGTGAATATATGGCTTCGTTGGCTGGCGTAACCTTGAACAACGGAAAAATCGGCAAAATCAACGAAGCGCGGATGATGACGGATGCCGCCAAGCAGGAGCAGGCGGAATCGGTAAAACTCTTGGAAGAGAGCCTGACCAAGACGCTGGTGAAAGCGGAAACGGCGTTCAAGCAACTGGCAGCGGAATACCCTAATGCCACTCTAGCCCTGCAAGCCCTGACGACGGCGGCAACAGCGGCGTCTGCCGCAATGTTATTAACCGCCGGTGGCGGTAAAGGTGGCGGCTTTCTGAAAGATGTAGGTAGTAAAGCGTTGGGATGGGGTAAGGCTGCGGCAGGCGGCGTGGCAGCAGGTGCCACAGCGGCAGGCGGTAAGTTGCTGTCATGGGGTAAATCTGCCGGTAGCGGATTAATGAATAATCCTGCGTTGGTTAAACGGGCGGGATTGTTGGGCATGTTGCTGTATTCCGAGTCTTTGGGGGACGGCACATTGCCAAAGGGTTTGCGTGGTACCAAGACAACTCCTGAAATGATTAATCGCCTGAAAAACAACGGTATCCGATTTGAACCTGCGCCGAAGCGGGAACAGGCGCGGGGTGGTGTCCCTCAGTATTTGGCTGCTCCGTCAGCGCAGCCTACCGATAAGATGTTGTCTCCGTTGTTTTCAACGCAGACGGCGGCGTATCAGGCAGCCATTCAGCAGCAGACGGCGGCGTATCAGGCTGCATTGGCGCAGGATACGGCTGCAGTTACAACAGGTTTGGCACAAGTGCAAAGTGCGATGGCGTCGGCAAGTCAGACCATCAATACCAACGTGAGCCTGAATATTGACGGACGTGTTATCGCGAATGAGGTATCTAGACAGCAAGTACAAATCTTCGGTCGGGGAGCAGGACAATAATGTGGCACACCATCCTACAACCCGCGTCCTACAAGGGCGTGGGCTTTGAAATTGAGAATATGGACGAGCGCAACGGCAAGGCTCTCGCCGAACACGCACGGCCTTTTGTAAACGGTATCGACCTCGAAGACATGGGGACGACTGGCCGTGAAGTGCAATTGAGCGCGGTCTTTTGGGGTAAAGGTTATGCAGGCCGTCTGAAATCCTTATTGGATAAGCTGGAAGAGCGTGGCGGTGGAGTTTTGGTACATCCCGTATGGGGACGAATGCAAAACATGATTGGGGCGAGTTGGAGCTACCGTCATGAGGCGGATTACTCGGATTTTGCCCGTTTGGATGTGACATTTCGTGAAGCGACTGAGGCACAGCTGATTTTCGTCTTTGAAAACAGTTTCCTGATGGGCGTTGAGCGGTTGATTGCGCAGATTGATACCTACCGTGCTGCAGGAGAGGGGTTTATCGACGCACTTACTGCCCAGGTGGCGGCGGGGCAGGCTCTGCGCGGCAGTGCTGCGGGTTTATGGAGTGTTGCATCGGGAGTGTTTGAAGCGGTTCGTTCGTTGTTTGATTTGGATTCAATTCGTTTTCCGTCGCGTGGCGGATATAGCCAAAAGGCTTTTAAAGCAGGGTTCCCGCGCCTAATTGCAGATGTATCCTCAATGACTACGGAGGGGTTGCGGCAGGCTGCTTATTTGGACAGACAGGACAAAGGCGGTGCCGGTGCGCGGCAATGTTATGACGCGGCGGCGGCTCGGGCTGATACGGTGGCAACCTTAGTGGCTGATTTGGGCAAAGGTCGTCTGAAAGATAGCGTAAAGCGGCAAGTTGAGACGGTAGGTTTGATGGTTAGACTGATGTCAGATGCGGCTTTGACTGCTGTTGTGGCGGATTTGGTCGATGCTGACGGCGAGACGATGACTGCGCCCGAATTAATGCACATCAACCGTGATATGCGTTTGCGTTTTCAGACGACCTTGACGGCTCTGCGACAGGCAGACGGAGCAGGTATGGAGGATGCCGGTTACACGGTTATCGAGGCGGTGCGAGAAACTGCCGGTCGTCTGAATGCCATGATTGCCGCGGCAATCAATCAAAAACCTCCGCTCTTGGTGCGTCCTGCGCCCATAAATGGAACGATGCACCAAATCGCCCATGAATTTTACGGCGACTTAAATAGGGCTGACGAGCTGATACGGCTTAACCCGCATATCGTTCATCCTGCCTTTGTGAAACGTGATACTTTGGTTAATTTGTATGCAAAATAGTTCTTATAACTACGAAATAGCCGTCCGAGTTGCTGGGAAGGAACACCGGCATTGGGAAAGTTACGACATCGACGGTGACTTCCTTATTCCTGCCGACGGCTTTGAATTCATGGTCGGATTGCCTTACGGGGAATCTGAAATTCCCGATTTGTCAGGCGAGGCTTGCTCGGTTGTGATAAACGGGCAAACTGTCTTAACTGGCATTATCGACACGCAAATGCACGATAAAGAAAAAGGCCGCCGCAGTCTGCGCTTGTCTGGGCGTGACTTCGCGGGATTGTTGGTTGACTGCGCCGCCCCTCAGTTGAATGTTAAAGGCATGACGGTATTGGCCGCTGCTCAAAAGCTGGTCGCGCCATGGTCACAAATAAAAAAAGTAGTGCTGAAAGCTGAGAAAAACCCGACCTTAGACAAAATAGACATCGAGCCGGGCGAGACGGTTTGGCAGGCTTTGACCCATATTGCCAACTCTGTGGGATTGCATCCTTGGATGGAACCGGACGGTACTTTAGTTGTCGGCGGGGCAGATTATGCCAGCCCGCCTGTAGCTACACTTTGTTGGAGCAGGAATGATAAACGCCGAAATACCGAACGTGTCAGTATTGAGCGAAGTATTGAGAACAGGTTTTCCGAGGTTACTTTTTTAGGGCAATCCCATGCCAAGAAGGGCGATAGCGCGAAGCATGACCTGAAATGGCAGTACAAAGACCCGACCATGACGTTGCACAGACCAAAGACGGTAGTGATATCTGACGCTGAAAACCTTGAAGCTCTTAAACGGCAGGCTAAAAAGCAGCTTGCCGACTGGCGGCTTGAAGGGTTTACCTTGACGATAACGGTCGGCGGGCATACGACCGAGGACGGCACACTCTGGCAGCCGGGGCAGCGTGTCCACGTCATTGATGAAGAACACGGTATCGATGCTGTCTTTTATCTGATGGGGCGGCGGTTTATGCTCAACCGTATGGACGGGACGGCAACGGAATTGCGGCTCAAGGAGGATGGTGTATGGGTGCCTGACGCTTATGCTACGAAATCCGAATCGGCGCGCAAGCGTTCAGGCAAGAAAAAAGGCGTTACCGACAAACAGAAACAAGCCCCGAAAACAGGCGCAAGAAACGGTAAAACAGGAAAACAAGCAACAGAAACGGCGGTATTTCAATGAGTTTGGTAAAAATGGCAAGAAAGACGGCGCAGGTGGTGCAGCAAATCGGCGATACTATGCGCGCGGCGTTTCGCGGGAAAATCACACTGGTGGTGTCGTCCGAGCCTATCCAGCGTGTACAGCTTAACGGCTTGGCTGACGAAGTGCTGCAGGAGTTGGAGCATTTGCAGGAGTTTGGTTTTGCCAGTAACCCGCCTGAAGGTTCGGAAGCAGTGGTCATTCCGTTGGGCGGCGATACGACCCACGGTGTGGTTGTGGCCACACAGCACGGCAGTTTCCGGATTAAGAATCTGAATCCTGGCGAAACGGCGATTTTCAGTCAGGACGGTGCGAAAATCGTGATTAAGCGCGGGAAAATCATTGAAGCTGACTGTGATGTGTTTAGGGTCAACTGTCAACACTACGAGGTCAACGCATCATCGGCGGCTGATTTTAAAACACCCAAGCTGGAGACAAGCGCGATCTTGACGGCACAGGGGCAGTTCAACGGCAACGGTGGGATGGCGGTCGAGGGCGGCAGCGGAGCACGGTTTAAAGGAAATATCGACCTTAAGGGAGACTTTGAGAGTACAGGTAAGGTTACCAATAACGGCAAAAACATCGGCTCAGACCACAAACACCGTGGCGACAGCAACGGCACGACATCCGAACCGCTTTAAATCTTTACGGCATTCAAAAGGTCGTCTGAAACATTTTCAGACGACCTTTTTGTTTAAGGGTTTGAAACACTTACGCTCTTTAAATGCAGTCAAAAACGAGAAAATGACAGCATGGACAAACAACTAGACCCAAACAGCGGCGACTACACAGGCCGCATGACCGATAACCTGCAAAACGCAGTTTATATCCGCCTACTGACGCCGTTGGGCAGCTGGTGGGCGGATAAATCGGTCGGCTCATTGTTGCATCTGTTGCAACGTGAGAAAGACTTGGAACGGGTCAGTCTGTTGGCAGAGCAGTACGCATCAGAGGCGTTACAGCCCATTGTGGATAGCGGCAGAGCAGACAACATTACCGTCAAAGCAGGGCAGCCGCGAAACGGCAGCCTGATACTGAGCATCCGTGTAGAGACTGCAACAGGCGCGTTCGATTACAGCCATAAAGTCCCTCTGATTTAAAACCGATTTAAAAGGCCATTATCAAGTGTTTAAAACCCCGACATTCGAACAGATACGCGACACGATTCTGCGCGATACCAAGAGTATTTGGCCGTCGGCAGATGTCAGCGAGGACAGTGACCACTTTGTCCACGCCAGCCGTCTTGCAAGCTGCGCGATGGGGCAATACGCACATCAACACTGGATAGCCCGTCAAATATTTCCAGATACTGCAGACAGCGATTATTTGGAACGACACGCCGCCATGCGCGGTATTTATCGTCGAAATCCGACAACTGCGACGGGCGAAGCAAAACTGACGGGTATTGCAGGCAGCCAAATCGCTGCAGGTCTGCAAATCAGAGCAGGAAGCAGGCTCTATCAAGTCAGATTCGCGGGCGAAATTAGTGCGAACGGTGTGGGCAGGGTCAGAATCATGGCCTTGGAATCTGGTGCAGCGGCGAATACGAACGAAACCTCTGCCGAAATGATGGCCGCGCCGATTGGCGTGTCGTCCGACTGTACCGTGTCAGCCGAGGGAGGGACAGACGGCGAAAGTGACGCATCTCTGTTGGCAAGATTGCTTGAAATCCTGCGCAGACCGCCTGCCGGTGGCAATAAATACGATTACCGCAACTGGGCATTGAGTGTTGATGGAGTGACCGCCGCTTATGTTCATCCATTGCGCCGAGGTTTGGGTACGGTAGACGTGGTCATTACATCTGAAAACGGTCTGCCGTCCGATGAAACCATTAAGAAGGTACAGGACTATATCGACGATGTACGCCCAGTCACGGCTAAGAATGTGGCCGTACTTAAGCCTGATATCACAGCATTGACGGTGGAAATGCAGGTCAAGGTTGATGGCGTAGCATTGGAATCAGTTAAAGAGCGAATCAAAGTCGCTCTGACAGAGTATTTCGACAGTTTGATACCGGGCGACAGCGTGATTGTGTCGAAGATTGAGGCAGCAATCAGCAATACTGATGGCGTGATTGACCGAAAACTGGTCTCTCCGGCTACGAATTTGGCAGCAGATACATCAAACAAGGTCGAATGGTACAAGCTCGGTAATTTAGTTATCACAAAGATGGTGTGACATGGGATATAGAGAGACCTTATTAGGGCTATTGCCTCCCGTGTCATACGCCCGCACTGCGCCGCGTATCCGCGCGCAGGCGCAGATTGACGGTAAAGCCTTGGATGAAGTTCAGGAACACGGTTTGACGGTTACCAATGCAATCAACCCAGCGACATCGGGTGATATGTTACTGGATTGGGAGCGTGTCTTGGGGCTAATTCCAGACGGCAAAACACGGCAAGAGCGAATACTTGCCGTGCTCGCAAAGCTTAATGAGACAGGCGGGCTGTCGATACCTTATTTCGTCCAACTCGCAGCTGCTGCGGGCTATCAGATACAGATTACCGAACCACAGCCCTTCCGTGCAGGGGTAAACAGAGTTGGCGACCGGCTCGGTCACGAAGATGTGATTTATGTGTGGCGCGTGAATATTAAAAACGGCAACAACCACATTTATCAATTCCGTGCGGGGGTTTCAACGGCTGGCGAACGGTTGAGTGGCTACGGTGACGCGTTTATCGAACGTGTTATCCAAGATTTAAAACCTGCACATACAGATGTGCATTTCACTTATGAGAGGTAGCGATGTATCCAATTGAGACATCGGACAAGCTGTTTCGTGACGGCAACGGCACCAGCGAACTGGGAACAGTTCTTCCTGCATGGTGGTTAAACCAAGTTCAGGCGGAATTAATAGGCATTTTGGAAGCGGCGAAATTGTCGCCTGAGAAAAACAATCAGAACCAAGTCCGTCGAGCCATTGAAAAACTGATCGGTGACGAAGTCGGCAAAATCCAAGAGGCAAACAATCAGGCTGACGGCGGTAATGTCAAAACGACAGGTAATCAAAACGTCAATGGTATGAAAACGTTCCTTGCTGAATTCAACGCTGCCAAGGGATTGTCTGTATCTGATACCAAAGCCTTATTGGACGGCGGAAATGTACTTAACTTAGGCGCAAATGCCGATGGTGGTTACCTGTTCAATAGGAAATCAGGTAAGGAATTACGGCTTGCCAACAACGGCAGCCTGTTATACGACGGGTCAGACATTATTACCGCCCGCAAAGTAAGCCACAACCCCGATGACCAAACGGTTGCAACCGTACCGTCATCGTTTGCGCTCAATAAGGCGTTTGACAACTCAATCAAGCGCGGAGGCGCAATCGGGCTGGGCGGAGCGGCGCACCAGATTGCTATCGGCTGGGACACGCCCGGACTGATCGCCAAAATCGATAACCACATCTTTAACGTCGGCGTCCCGACAGGCGCAATCGCCTATTTTCCCTATGCCGCCGCCCCCTTCGGCTGGCTAAAAGCAAACGGCGCGGCAGTGTCGCGCACCGTCTATGCCAACCTATTCGCCGTCATCGGCACCGCTTATGGCTCAGGCGACGGACGAACTACCTTTAATCTCCCGGATTTGCGCGGCGAATTTATCAGGAGTTGGGACGACGGGCGAACTGTCGACAACGGACGTGTCCTAGGATCATGGCAGGCAGATGAATTCCGAAGCCACAGTCACGGCATCGGTATCAGCCGCATGACCGACACCGACAGGGGGAGCAATCTGTCAACCGTATCGGTTGACACTGTCGGCCAAACCGACCCGGCTGGCGGCATCGAAACGCGCCCTAGAAATATCGCCCTGCTGGCATGCATCAAGGCATAAGCCGCCTTAAACCGTTTAGAAAGGTAAAAAATGACCCAAAACATCCAATGGACAAAACCCG from Neisseria sp. DTU_2020_1000833_1_SI_GRL_NUU_006 includes these protein-coding regions:
- a CDS encoding phage GP46 family protein, whose protein sequence is MDKQLDPNSGDYTGRMTDNLQNAVYIRLLTPLGSWWADKSVGSLLHLLQREKDLERVSLLAEQYASEALQPIVDSGRADNITVKAGQPRNGSLILSIRVETATGAFDYSHKVPLI
- a CDS encoding PRTRC system protein F, with protein sequence MANGILKLVLALTGKDDGARRLLADTQRQLERTAKSREALEKSARYYAMTGVRSEQQIRREILQTQAAYNRLAKIGAASKNDLARAAVATRNRIRELNAELKQGAGFADRMGKIGRAGAAVAAGGAAAYAVLKPAMNDRKQLDENINRVARQAFIEDNSKSAAWIATEGARQVKDLALELVQKNGGNHDKALDVISGMMTTGLNFAQTKEEAQAAYAFSLASEGSGADTSKLIKTLKDGGMNGKDLKLALEHVLQSGLDGTFEVQDMVRELPALLPAAQQAGMNGVGGLDYLLSLLQSAANKSGSPAEAATNVQNLLSKTLSPDTIGRLKKMANPNDPKKGVDWVGSVLKGKENGENAVQVLSRLADAMLAKDKQYQDYQARAAAGDKTAAEQANMLKGALLAQLLPDLQAKQGLLAATDMTQIREYMASLAGVTLNNGKIGKINEARMMTDAAKQEQAESVKLLEESLTKTLVKAETAFKQLAAEYPNATLALQALTTAATAASAAMLLTAGGGKGGGFLKDVGSKALGWGKAAAGGVAAGATAAGGKLLSWGKSAGSGLMNNPALVKRAGLLGMLLYSESLGDGTLPKGLRGTKTTPEMINRLKNNGIRFEPAPKREQARGGVPQYLAAPSAQPTDKMLSPLFSTQTAAYQAAIQQQTAAYQAALAQDTAAVTTGLAQVQSAMASASQTINTNVSLNIDGRVIANEVSRQQVQIFGRGAGQ
- a CDS encoding YmfQ family protein, with the protein product MGYRETLLGLLPPVSYARTAPRIRAQAQIDGKALDEVQEHGLTVTNAINPATSGDMLLDWERVLGLIPDGKTRQERILAVLAKLNETGGLSIPYFVQLAAAAGYQIQITEPQPFRAGVNRVGDRLGHEDVIYVWRVNIKNGNNHIYQFRAGVSTAGERLSGYGDAFIERVIQDLKPAHTDVHFTYER
- a CDS encoding phage tail protein; this encodes MQNSSYNYEIAVRVAGKEHRHWESYDIDGDFLIPADGFEFMVGLPYGESEIPDLSGEACSVVINGQTVLTGIIDTQMHDKEKGRRSLRLSGRDFAGLLVDCAAPQLNVKGMTVLAAAQKLVAPWSQIKKVVLKAEKNPTLDKIDIEPGETVWQALTHIANSVGLHPWMEPDGTLVVGGADYASPPVATLCWSRNDKRRNTERVSIERSIENRFSEVTFLGQSHAKKGDSAKHDLKWQYKDPTMTLHRPKTVVISDAENLEALKRQAKKQLADWRLEGFTLTITVGGHTTEDGTLWQPGQRVHVIDEEHGIDAVFYLMGRRFMLNRMDGTATELRLKEDGVWVPDAYATKSESARKRSGKKKGVTDKQKQAPKTGARNGKTGKQATETAVFQ
- a CDS encoding DNA circularization N-terminal domain-containing protein; the protein is MWHTILQPASYKGVGFEIENMDERNGKALAEHARPFVNGIDLEDMGTTGREVQLSAVFWGKGYAGRLKSLLDKLEERGGGVLVHPVWGRMQNMIGASWSYRHEADYSDFARLDVTFREATEAQLIFVFENSFLMGVERLIAQIDTYRAAGEGFIDALTAQVAAGQALRGSAAGLWSVASGVFEAVRSLFDLDSIRFPSRGGYSQKAFKAGFPRLIADVSSMTTEGLRQAAYLDRQDKGGAGARQCYDAAAARADTVATLVADLGKGRLKDSVKRQVETVGLMVRLMSDAALTAVVADLVDADGETMTAPELMHINRDMRLRFQTTLTALRQADGAGMEDAGYTVIEAVRETAGRLNAMIAAAINQKPPLLVRPAPINGTMHQIAHEFYGDLNRADELIRLNPHIVHPAFVKRDTLVNLYAK
- a CDS encoding phage baseplate assembly protein V translates to MSLVKMARKTAQVVQQIGDTMRAAFRGKITLVVSSEPIQRVQLNGLADEVLQELEHLQEFGFASNPPEGSEAVVIPLGGDTTHGVVVATQHGSFRIKNLNPGETAIFSQDGAKIVIKRGKIIEADCDVFRVNCQHYEVNASSAADFKTPKLETSAILTAQGQFNGNGGMAVEGGSGARFKGNIDLKGDFESTGKVTNNGKNIGSDHKHRGDSNGTTSEPL
- a CDS encoding baseplate J/gp47 family protein, which encodes MFKTPTFEQIRDTILRDTKSIWPSADVSEDSDHFVHASRLASCAMGQYAHQHWIARQIFPDTADSDYLERHAAMRGIYRRNPTTATGEAKLTGIAGSQIAAGLQIRAGSRLYQVRFAGEISANGVGRVRIMALESGAAANTNETSAEMMAAPIGVSSDCTVSAEGGTDGESDASLLARLLEILRRPPAGGNKYDYRNWALSVDGVTAAYVHPLRRGLGTVDVVITSENGLPSDETIKKVQDYIDDVRPVTAKNVAVLKPDITALTVEMQVKVDGVALESVKERIKVALTEYFDSLIPGDSVIVSKIEAAISNTDGVIDRKLVSPATNLAADTSNKVEWYKLGNLVITKMV
- a CDS encoding phage tail protein, which encodes MYPIETSDKLFRDGNGTSELGTVLPAWWLNQVQAELIGILEAAKLSPEKNNQNQVRRAIEKLIGDEVGKIQEANNQADGGNVKTTGNQNVNGMKTFLAEFNAAKGLSVSDTKALLDGGNVLNLGANADGGYLFNRKSGKELRLANNGSLLYDGSDIITARKVSHNPDDQTVATVPSSFALNKAFDNSIKRGGAIGLGGAAHQIAIGWDTPGLIAKIDNHIFNVGVPTGAIAYFPYAAAPFGWLKANGAAVSRTVYANLFAVIGTAYGSGDGRTTFNLPDLRGEFIRSWDDGRTVDNGRVLGSWQADEFRSHSHGIGISRMTDTDRGSNLSTVSVDTVGQTDPAGGIETRPRNIALLACIKA